The Gemmatimonadales bacterium genomic interval ACCCACAACGACGCTGCCTTCGAGGCGATTCGACAGGTGCAGGATGCCTGGATCGCCGCAGAGCTCCGCGGGGACATCGAAGGGGTCCTTTGCCTGTGCACCGATGATGTGCGTTGGCTCGTGCCGGGACGCATCGCCCTGGAGGGTCGGGAGGCAGCGCGGGACCTGCTTCAGGCTACGCACGTGGACTTGCTGGACATCCGCGCTAGCGACCTGTGCGTGGAACACAGCGGGGAACTGGCCTTCAAGACCAGC includes:
- a CDS encoding nuclear transport factor 2 family protein yields the protein MTHSRVVTHNDAAFEAIRQVQDAWIAAELRGDIEGVLCLCTDDVRWLVPGRIALEGREAARDLLQATHVDLLDIRASDLCVEHSGELAFKTSRYETRYRTGGQERVGRGTHLWILRREGAKWRVALVTWQAEE